The Streptomyces puniciscabiei genomic interval CGGACGGTGGTGGGCCGGCACCTGGGATGCCCGGCCCACGAGGTGAGACTGGGCCGTGACCCGCTCGGCCGGCCGGTGCTGCCGGACGCGCCCGGCGTGCACATCAGCCTGGCGCACACCACCGGGTGCTGTGCGGTCGCAGTGAGCACGACGGGCCCGGTGGGCGTGGACGTGGAGTGGCTCCGGCCGGTGAGCCTGCCGGACGGAATGGCCCGGCGGATCCTCGGCCCCGCGGAGATCGAGGAGTGGGGCCGCGTCCCCGCCCCGGACCGCACGCGGTGGCTGCTGCGCCGCTGGACATGGAAGGAAGCCCTGCTCAAGGCCGAGGGCACCGGGCTGCCCGGAGGGCTGGGCTCCTTCCAGATCCGGCGCACGGCGGCCGGGCTGCGGGTCCACACCGCCCGGCGCGATCCGGAGCGCTGGTGGGTGGCCGAGGTCCCGGCCGGTCCACGGCACGTCGCGGCGGTGGCCTGCGACCGGCGGGTCGCCGCGCACTGAGAACGGCGGTCGGCCGGGCGCCGACATCGCGGAAACAGGACGCCGACATCGCGGAAACAGCACGCTGAAATCGCGGAAACAGCACGCTGAATTCACGGAGACGGCGCGCCGACATCGCGGGAAACCACGCCCGCTTCATGAATGTCCCCTGAGCACGGAGCGCTCTTTCGGCATGCCCGATCCCGCCTGTGCCGGAGGAAGAGGAAAACAGGATCCGGCAGCACAGTCCGGCACGACGAAAGGCATTTCAGATGGTCCGAGACGCGGAAGGACGGGTCGCGCGGCCCGTGCGCGCGGTATTGGTAACGCACCGCCAGGACGGCGGAATTCAGGCATCTCCGGTCTCCGCGCTGGCCATCGACGAGGACGTCTTTTTCATCACGTCCAGCGAGGTGACCGCCAAGGCCCGCAACCTACGGCGCGATCCGCGGGCGGCGCTCTGCGTCGTCTCGGAGAACTGGTACGGGCCCTGGCGGACGGTCGAGGGCAAGGCGGAGGTCCACACCCTCCCGGAGGCGTTCGAGGACCTCAAGGAGTTCCACCGGCTGCGCGACGGCGCCCGCCTCGGTGCCGGGCCCGAGGCGGACCGCCGGCTCCTGGAGACCTGGGAGGCAGAGGCGAAGGTGTTCATCGTCGTGCGCGCCGAGCGCATCGCGCGCGCCCCCTCGCTCGACGAGCTGGCCACCACCCTCGCGGCGCGGCGGTCCGGGCAGCCCCGCTGAAGGACCCCCCTCGCCGCGGTGTGCGCCGAGACAACCCCCGCTACCACACGCAGGTTTGACCACGTCCCCACTCACGGGAGAAAGAATGAAACGCATCGCACCCCTCGCCCTGGGCATGTTCGCCATCGGACTCGACGCCTTCGTCCTGTCCGGTCTGCTCCCGGGCATGGCCGGCTCCTTCCACGTGTCCCTGGGCGCGGTCGCCCAGGTCGTCACCGGCTTCACCTTCGCCTTCGCCCTGAGCGCCCCGCTGCTCGCCGTGGCCACGGCCAAGATCGGCCGCAAGAAGCTCGCGCTCTACGCGCTCACCATCTTCGCCCTGGCCAACGCGGCCAGTGCGCTCGCGCCCTCGCTGTGGGTGATGGTGCTCGTCCGCGTCCTCGCCGGTGCCATCGGCGGCGTCTACTCACCCGCCGCGATCGGCACGGCCGTTCAGCTCGTGCCCCCCGCCCAGCAGGGCCGCGCGCTCGGCACCATCATGAGTGGCCTGGCCGTGTCCACCATCCTCGGTGTGCCGGTGGGCGTGCTCGTCGGCACGCAGGTCGGCTGGCGCGCCGCCCTGTGGGTCGTGGTCGGCGTCATCGTGCTGGCCATCGTCGCCATCGCCGCGCTGGTCCCGTCCGTCGGCGCCACACCGACGCCCGGCCTCAAGGAACGCTTCGCCGTCCTCGGCGACGGCCGCGTCCTGGTGCGCATGGTCGTCATGTTCCTCTACGGCGTGGCGCAGATGGGCCTCGTCTACA includes:
- a CDS encoding 4'-phosphopantetheinyl transferase family protein, with amino-acid sequence MADRAGSASVPAVHLSRVDAPGGEAAPEMDGALLSSAERARADRMPPTARAVWIRSRVLLRTVVGRHLGCPAHEVRLGRDPLGRPVLPDAPGVHISLAHTTGCCAVAVSTTGPVGVDVEWLRPVSLPDGMARRILGPAEIEEWGRVPAPDRTRWLLRRWTWKEALLKAEGTGLPGGLGSFQIRRTAAGLRVHTARRDPERWWVAEVPAGPRHVAAVACDRRVAAH
- a CDS encoding TIGR03618 family F420-dependent PPOX class oxidoreductase; protein product: MRAVLVTHRQDGGIQASPVSALAIDEDVFFITSSEVTAKARNLRRDPRAALCVVSENWYGPWRTVEGKAEVHTLPEAFEDLKEFHRLRDGARLGAGPEADRRLLETWEAEAKVFIVVRAERIARAPSLDELATTLAARRSGQPR
- a CDS encoding MFS transporter translates to MKRIAPLALGMFAIGLDAFVLSGLLPGMAGSFHVSLGAVAQVVTGFTFAFALSAPLLAVATAKIGRKKLALYALTIFALANAASALAPSLWVMVLVRVLAGAIGGVYSPAAIGTAVQLVPPAQQGRALGTIMSGLAVSTILGVPVGVLVGTQVGWRAALWVVVGVIVLAIVAIAALVPSVGATPTPGLKERFAVLGDGRVLVRMVVMFLYGVAQMGLVYTFLPAILHDSAGVSVKSLPVYLLIAGVASFAGNALAGARLDKGTSPKSMLGVALAAVAAIIAVFPYGAFDSVAAGVVILFYGFAVAHVQLPIQYQLMRIVPQHTSIVVSLLNSAMYLGTAAGAAVGGAVLAATSTTALTWTGAAVIAVALAISVVVRQGDAPRAAPGAAAPREAQPQGSGAPADAAS